Within the Paracoccus everestensis genome, the region GGGCGAGACGACGCCGGGGGGCAGCCTGCCCTCGCTCTTCGGCTATGTCACGGGAACGCTGACCACGGTCCTTGGCGGGGTGGCGAACCTGGTCCTGCTGGTGACGGTTGCGATCTTCCTGGCGCTGGATGCGCCCATGTATCGCGGCGGCGCCCTGCGGCTGGTGCCCCCCTCCTATCGCGCGCGGGCGGGGCAGATCGCGGACGAACTGGCCCGGTCGCTTGGCCGCTGGATGGGCGGGCAGGCGCTTGACATGGTGCTGGTGGCTCTGGTCACGGGGCTGGGCCTGTGGCTGCTGGGGGTGCCGCTGGCCCTGGTGCTGGGGCTGATCGCGGGGCTGACCAACATCATCCCGGTCGTAGGCCCGTTCCTGTCGGGGATCCCGGCGGTGCTGTTCGCGCTGACCCAGGGGTTCGACCTAGCGGTCTATGTGGCGCTGCTGTTCGTCGTCGTCCAGCAGGTCGAGGGGAACCTTTTGATGCCGCTGATCCAGCGTTATGCCGCCGACCTGCCGCCCGCGCTGACGGTCCTGGCGATCCTGGCCTTTGGCGGGCTGTTCGGTTTCGCGGGCATCGTTCTGGCGACGCCCTTGCTGTTGGTCACGATCATCCTGGTCAAGCGCATCTATGTCGAGGACGTGCTGGGCGACCGGCAGGGCGACTGATGCCGTCGCAATCCGGTCACGGCACGGTGTCATAACAAGGCACCGCAGCTTGGGGGGAAGCCGCATGGAACCACTTCGCAAGGGCCGCTATCTGGCACGGCTCGCCGCCTCGGCCGAGGATCTGCGCGCCGCGCAACGGTTGCGCTGGCTGTGCTTCGTGGCGCGGGACGGCCTTGCCGGTGATGCCGCGCCCCTGGACGCGGACCCCCTGGACGCCGATT harbors:
- a CDS encoding AI-2E family transporter, which codes for MTNRPLLSDPRPRLRPGPIAMVMALVLLLAAMWQWSNVLLMGFGAILIAIALRAGAAVLHRRAGIGLKPGVLLCALAATLVIAGIVAGAGPSISDQFGQLIGSLPAALDQVNAWLSDSSLGQFLERRLESAEAAGETTPGGSLPSLFGYVTGTLTTVLGGVANLVLLVTVAIFLALDAPMYRGGALRLVPPSYRARAGQIADELARSLGRWMGGQALDMVLVALVTGLGLWLLGVPLALVLGLIAGLTNIIPVVGPFLSGIPAVLFALTQGFDLAVYVALLFVVVQQVEGNLLMPLIQRYAADLPPALTVLAILAFGGLFGFAGIVLATPLLLVTIILVKRIYVEDVLGDRQGD